Proteins from a single region of Streptomyces vinaceus:
- a CDS encoding cobalamin biosynthesis protein, which yields MRADRVFAYGATAGLIGDRILGDPRRGHPVAAFGRAATAVERALWRDDRARGVLHTLICAGGAAAVGALGARAVRSRPAATRIALTAVATWAVVGGTSLGREARAIGGALAAGDAEVARERLPHLCGRDPQALDGQQMARAVVESVAENTSDAVVGALVWGAAAGVPGLLAFRAVNTLDAMVGHKSPRHLRYGWASARLDDLMGWPGARLTALAAAAAGPDRRGAVRAWRADAAAHPSPNAGPVEASFAGALGVRLGGTLSYGGRIEHRAVLNGEEGRPVEAADIERAVRLSRQVTWLALGACVALRCAVSYGIRKGRG from the coding sequence ATGCGTGCCGACCGCGTCTTCGCGTACGGCGCCACGGCGGGCCTGATCGGCGACCGGATCCTCGGTGATCCGCGCCGGGGGCACCCCGTGGCCGCCTTCGGACGAGCCGCCACCGCCGTCGAGCGCGCCCTGTGGCGCGACGACCGCGCACGGGGCGTTCTGCACACCCTCATATGCGCCGGGGGCGCGGCAGCCGTCGGCGCGCTGGGCGCCCGCGCCGTGCGCTCCCGGCCCGCGGCCACCCGTATCGCCCTGACCGCGGTGGCCACCTGGGCCGTCGTCGGCGGCACCTCGCTGGGCCGGGAGGCCCGCGCCATCGGCGGCGCGCTCGCCGCCGGGGACGCCGAGGTGGCCCGGGAGCGGCTGCCGCACCTGTGCGGGCGCGATCCGCAGGCCCTGGACGGGCAGCAGATGGCCCGCGCCGTCGTGGAGTCGGTCGCCGAGAACACCTCCGACGCGGTGGTCGGCGCCCTGGTGTGGGGCGCCGCGGCCGGTGTCCCGGGGCTGCTGGCGTTCCGCGCCGTGAACACCCTGGACGCGATGGTCGGCCACAAGTCCCCGCGCCACCTGCGCTACGGCTGGGCCTCGGCCCGGCTCGACGACCTCATGGGCTGGCCGGGCGCCCGGCTGACCGCGCTGGCCGCCGCGGCGGCCGGGCCCGACCGGCGGGGAGCCGTACGCGCCTGGCGCGCGGACGCCGCCGCACACCCGAGCCCGAACGCCGGGCCCGTGGAGGCCTCCTTCGCCGGGGCGCTCGGGGTGCGGCTGGGCGGGACCCTTTCGTACGGCGGGCGCATCGAGCACCGGGCCGTGCTGAACGGCGAGGAGGGGCGGCCGGTGGAGGCCGCCGACATCGAACGCGCGGTACGGCTGTCCCGTCAGGTGACGTGGCTGGCGCTGGGGGCGTGCGTGGCACTGCGCTGTGCGGTCTCGTACGGCATACGGAAGGGGCGCGGATGA
- a CDS encoding inorganic phosphate transporter, whose translation MEHITLLLGIVIITALVFDFTNGFHDTANAMATTISTGALKPKTAVAMSAVLNLVGAFMSVEVAKTISKGLVNEEGIQPEVIFAALVGAILWNLVTWLVGLPSSSSHALMGGLVGAAVASAGLGAVNGGTLVTKVLLPAIAAPIVAGVAAMLAAKVTYKLGGNVGKKTSAKGYKAGQIASAGLVSLAHGTNDAQKTMGIITLALVAGGALAPGSNPPVWVIVSAGMAIAMGTYLGGWRIIRTMGSGLTDLQPQQGFAAQTSAASVILASSTLGFSLSTTHACSGAVMGAGLGRKGGVVRWSTASRMFIAWGLTLPAAAVVASGAELVMRTGDVGVAAVALFLVASCVAIWLISRRQVVDHSNVNEVQPAAAEEPGVVTTAMAAVTVPPTVAAEAAAGTTAAVTDEALKATIPAAAPTTPAAPAAAV comes from the coding sequence ATGGAGCACATAACGCTTCTCCTCGGGATCGTGATCATCACCGCTCTCGTGTTCGACTTCACGAACGGTTTCCACGACACAGCCAACGCGATGGCGACCACCATCTCGACCGGCGCCCTCAAGCCCAAGACGGCGGTGGCCATGTCCGCCGTGCTCAACCTCGTCGGCGCGTTCATGTCCGTGGAGGTCGCCAAGACGATCTCCAAGGGCCTGGTCAACGAAGAGGGCATCCAGCCAGAAGTGATCTTCGCCGCCCTGGTCGGCGCGATCCTCTGGAACCTCGTCACCTGGCTGGTCGGACTCCCCTCCAGCTCCTCGCACGCCCTGATGGGCGGCCTGGTCGGCGCGGCCGTCGCCTCCGCGGGCCTCGGCGCCGTCAACGGCGGCACGCTCGTCACCAAGGTGCTGCTGCCCGCGATCGCCGCGCCGATCGTGGCCGGTGTGGCCGCGATGCTGGCCGCCAAGGTCACGTACAAGCTGGGCGGGAACGTCGGCAAGAAGACCTCCGCCAAGGGCTACAAGGCCGGTCAGATCGCCTCGGCGGGTCTCGTCTCCCTCGCGCACGGCACCAACGACGCGCAGAAGACGATGGGCATCATCACCCTGGCGCTGGTCGCCGGCGGCGCGCTCGCGCCCGGCTCCAACCCGCCGGTCTGGGTCATCGTCTCCGCCGGCATGGCGATCGCCATGGGCACCTACCTGGGCGGCTGGCGCATCATCCGCACCATGGGCAGCGGCCTGACCGACCTGCAGCCGCAGCAGGGCTTCGCCGCCCAGACCTCGGCCGCGAGCGTCATCCTGGCCTCCTCCACCCTCGGCTTCTCCCTCTCCACCACCCACGCGTGCTCCGGCGCCGTCATGGGTGCGGGCCTCGGCCGCAAGGGAGGCGTGGTCCGCTGGTCCACCGCCAGCCGCATGTTCATCGCCTGGGGCCTGACCCTGCCGGCCGCCGCCGTCGTCGCCTCCGGTGCCGAGCTGGTCATGCGCACCGGTGACGTCGGTGTCGCCGCCGTCGCGCTCTTCCTGGTCGCCTCCTGCGTCGCCATCTGGCTCATCTCGCGCCGCCAGGTCGTCGACCACAGCAACGTCAACGAGGTGCAGCCGGCCGCGGCCGAGGAGCCGGGCGTCGTCACCACGGCCATGGCCGCCGTCACCGTCCCGCCGACGGTGGCCGCCGAGGCCGCCGCCGGTACGACCGCCGCGGTCACGGACGAGGCGCTGAAGGCCACCATCCCGGCGGCCGCACCGACCACGCCGGCGGCCCCCGCCGCCGCGGTCTGA
- a CDS encoding alpha/beta hydrolase family protein, translated as MPSATATAAAVATTLVGAGAAAVAAGRYAADAALRHEPGRPLPGGPRLSVHSSGSGRITLTRSLASLRPGTYGLSAPGVHAVVGSVLDGFDPGPDAVVRRLLAVTHGSLDPGTRVTLTPQVHAGDPRAALGLDHADVDVPGELGGLPAWFVPAARDTWVITVHGLGAGREHPMVVMPFLHRQGMPVLDLAYRGDLGAPASPDGLGHLGESEWRDVDAAIRYAVRYGARRVVLHGWSTGAAMALHAAERSALADRISGLVLDSPVLDWHTTLRALVAARRTPAALVPFAVRAAEGRAGLRADRLAPGADPAALRVPVLIFHGPDDTLAPWGPSRRLAEARPDLVTLRTVREAGHGAMWNADPAGYEEALRRFLTPLM; from the coding sequence GTGCCTTCCGCCACAGCGACCGCCGCGGCCGTCGCGACCACTCTCGTCGGGGCCGGCGCCGCCGCGGTCGCCGCCGGCCGGTACGCGGCCGACGCCGCCCTGCGCCACGAACCTGGACGCCCCCTGCCCGGCGGGCCCCGGCTCAGCGTGCACTCCAGCGGCTCCGGGCGGATCACCCTGACCCGCTCGCTGGCCTCCCTGCGCCCGGGTACGTACGGGCTCAGCGCGCCGGGGGTGCACGCCGTGGTCGGGTCCGTCCTCGACGGGTTCGATCCCGGCCCGGACGCCGTCGTACGCCGGCTCCTCGCGGTCACCCACGGCAGCCTCGACCCCGGCACCCGGGTCACCCTCACCCCCCAGGTCCACGCGGGGGACCCGCGGGCCGCCCTCGGGCTCGACCACGCCGACGTGGACGTCCCCGGCGAGCTGGGCGGACTGCCCGCCTGGTTCGTGCCCGCCGCCCGCGACACCTGGGTGATCACCGTGCACGGGCTCGGCGCCGGCCGGGAGCACCCGATGGTGGTCATGCCCTTCCTGCACCGCCAGGGGATGCCCGTCCTCGACCTCGCCTACCGCGGGGACCTCGGCGCCCCCGCGTCACCGGACGGTCTCGGCCACCTCGGTGAATCCGAGTGGCGGGACGTGGACGCCGCCATCCGCTACGCCGTGCGCTACGGGGCCCGCCGGGTCGTCCTGCACGGCTGGTCCACCGGGGCCGCCATGGCCCTGCACGCCGCCGAGCGCTCGGCGCTCGCCGACCGGATCTCCGGGCTCGTGCTGGACTCGCCGGTGCTCGACTGGCACACCACCCTGCGTGCGCTCGTCGCCGCCCGCCGCACCCCGGCGGCGCTCGTTCCGTTCGCGGTGCGGGCGGCCGAGGGGCGTGCGGGACTGCGCGCCGACCGGCTGGCCCCCGGGGCGGACCCTGCGGCGCTGCGCGTCCCGGTCCTGATCTTCCACGGGCCGGACGACACGCTGGCCCCCTGGGGCCCCTCGCGCCGGCTCGCCGAGGCCCGGCCCGACCTGGTCACGCTGCGGACCGTCCGCGAAGCCGGCCACGGGGCGATGTGGAACGCGGATCCGGCCGGATACGAGGAAGCCCTGAGGCGATTCCTCACCCCTCTCATGTGA
- a CDS encoding VOC family protein produces MAGVPSICPTLRYRDAKAAIKLLTGAFGFSQVAVYEGDDGSVMHAELAYGNGVVMLGSKRTGSVFDKAMGDGGPVGVYVVVDDVDAHHRRAAEHGVEILMEPTDQDYGSRDYMARDGEGNVWSFGTYAPQV; encoded by the coding sequence ATGGCAGGCGTTCCGTCCATCTGTCCCACGCTGCGATATCGCGACGCGAAGGCGGCCATCAAGCTGCTGACCGGGGCCTTCGGCTTCAGCCAGGTCGCGGTGTACGAGGGCGACGACGGCTCGGTGATGCACGCGGAGCTGGCGTACGGCAACGGCGTGGTGATGCTCGGCAGCAAACGCACCGGCAGCGTCTTCGACAAGGCCATGGGGGACGGCGGGCCCGTGGGGGTCTACGTGGTGGTCGACGACGTCGACGCGCACCACCGGCGGGCCGCGGAGCACGGCGTGGAGATCCTGATGGAGCCCACCGACCAGGACTACGGGTCCCGCGACTACATGGCCCGCGACGGCGAGGGCAACGTCTGGAGCTTCGGGACGTACGCGCCGCAGGTCTGA
- the ypfJ gene encoding KPN_02809 family neutral zinc metallopeptidase: MQFDDDADLDTSEVKDVRGSRVPGGRATIGGGIAGLVALILGLLFGVGPDQLGLSSGNPESAATSSSVSEVQQSCRTGRDANAREDCRLVAVVNSTQDFWKDEFTRRGGRYTPASTVFFKDRVNTACGAATTAVGPFYCPADRQVYLDLGFFEDLRTKFGANGGPFAQAYVIAHEYGHHIQNLTGTLQKAQDGRQGAGSNAVKVELQADCYAGVWARNATRAPDESTGRPLISSLTDEDIKDGLDAAAAVGDDRIQEKFQGRVTPESWTHGSAQQRQQWFYQGYRTGDMAQCNTFR, encoded by the coding sequence ATGCAGTTCGACGACGACGCCGATCTGGACACGTCCGAGGTCAAGGACGTGCGCGGCAGCCGCGTCCCCGGCGGGCGGGCGACGATCGGCGGTGGCATCGCGGGCCTCGTCGCTCTGATCCTCGGGCTGCTCTTCGGTGTGGGACCGGACCAGCTGGGGCTCTCCTCCGGGAACCCGGAGTCGGCGGCGACCTCCTCGTCGGTCAGCGAGGTGCAGCAGAGCTGCAGGACCGGCCGGGACGCCAACGCGCGCGAGGACTGCCGGCTGGTCGCGGTCGTCAACAGCACCCAGGACTTCTGGAAGGACGAGTTCACCCGGCGCGGCGGCCGCTACACCCCGGCGTCGACGGTCTTCTTCAAGGACCGCGTGAACACCGCCTGCGGCGCCGCCACCACGGCGGTCGGCCCCTTCTACTGCCCGGCCGACCGGCAGGTCTACCTGGACCTGGGCTTCTTCGAGGACCTGCGGACGAAGTTCGGCGCGAACGGCGGCCCCTTCGCCCAGGCGTACGTCATCGCCCATGAGTACGGGCACCACATCCAGAACCTGACGGGGACCCTGCAGAAGGCCCAGGACGGGCGGCAGGGCGCGGGCAGCAACGCGGTCAAGGTCGAGCTCCAGGCCGACTGCTACGCCGGGGTGTGGGCGCGCAACGCGACGCGGGCCCCGGACGAGTCCACGGGCCGGCCGCTGATCAGCAGCCTCACCGACGAGGACATCAAGGACGGTCTCGACGCGGCGGCCGCGGTCGGCGACGACCGGATCCAGGAGAAGTTCCAGGGCCGGGTGACCCCGGAATCCTGGACGCACGGCTCGGCCCAGCAGCGCCAGCAGTGGTTCTACCAGGGCTACCGCACGGGCGACATGGCCCAGTGCAACACCTTCCGCTGA
- a CDS encoding ABC-F family ATP-binding cassette domain-containing protein, with amino-acid sequence MITATGIELRAGARVLIESASFRIAKGDRIGLVGRNGAGKTTLTKCLAGEGQPAGGSITRSGEVGYLPQDPRTGDLDVLARDRILSARGLDVLLKKMRMNEERIATGSGATREKALKQYERQETEFLTKGGYAAESEAATISAALSLPERVLGQPLHTLSGGQRRRVELARILFSDADTLLLDEPTNHLDADSIVWLRDYLKSYRGGFVVISHDVDLVETVVNKVFYLDANRSVIDIYNMGWKLYQQQREADEKRRKRERQNAEKKAAALNSQADKMRAKATKTVAAQNMAKRADRLLAGLDAVRVSDKVAKLRFPDPAPCGKTPLTAEGLSKSYGSLEIFTDVDLAIDKGSRVVILGLNGAGKTTLLRLLAGAEKPDTGEVTPGHGLKLGYYAQEHETLDPERTVLENMRSAAPDLDLVAVRKTLGSFLFSGDDVDKPAGVLSGGEKTRLALATLVVSSANVLLLDEPTNNLDPASREEILGALRTYKGAVILVTHDEGAVEALEPERIILLPDGVEDLWGPDYRDLVALA; translated from the coding sequence GTGATCACCGCCACCGGCATCGAGCTGCGCGCCGGCGCCCGCGTCCTCATCGAGTCCGCTTCCTTCCGCATCGCCAAGGGCGACCGCATCGGCCTGGTCGGCCGCAACGGAGCGGGCAAGACCACGCTCACCAAGTGCCTCGCCGGCGAGGGCCAGCCCGCGGGCGGCTCCATCACCCGCTCGGGCGAGGTCGGCTACCTCCCGCAGGACCCGCGCACCGGCGACCTCGACGTCCTGGCCCGCGACCGGATCCTCTCCGCCCGCGGCCTCGACGTGCTGCTCAAGAAGATGCGCATGAACGAGGAGCGCATCGCCACCGGCTCCGGCGCCACCCGCGAGAAGGCCCTCAAGCAGTACGAGCGCCAGGAGACCGAGTTCCTCACCAAGGGCGGGTACGCCGCCGAGTCCGAGGCCGCGACCATCTCGGCCGCCCTGAGCCTGCCCGAGCGGGTCCTCGGCCAGCCGCTGCACACCCTCTCGGGTGGTCAGCGCCGCCGCGTCGAACTCGCCCGGATCCTCTTCTCGGACGCCGACACCCTGCTCCTCGACGAGCCCACGAACCACCTCGACGCCGACTCGATCGTCTGGCTGCGCGACTACCTGAAGAGCTACCGCGGCGGCTTCGTCGTGATCTCCCACGACGTCGACCTCGTCGAGACCGTGGTGAACAAGGTCTTCTACCTGGACGCCAACCGCTCGGTCATCGACATCTACAACATGGGCTGGAAGCTCTACCAGCAGCAGCGCGAGGCCGACGAGAAGCGCCGCAAGCGCGAGCGCCAGAACGCCGAGAAGAAGGCCGCGGCCCTGAACTCGCAGGCCGACAAGATGCGCGCCAAGGCGACGAAGACCGTCGCGGCCCAGAACATGGCCAAGCGCGCCGACCGCCTGCTCGCCGGCCTGGACGCCGTCCGCGTCTCCGACAAGGTCGCCAAGCTGCGCTTCCCGGACCCGGCGCCCTGCGGCAAGACCCCGCTGACCGCCGAGGGCCTGTCGAAGTCGTACGGCTCCCTGGAGATCTTCACCGACGTCGACCTGGCCATCGACAAGGGCTCCCGCGTCGTCATCCTCGGCCTCAACGGCGCCGGCAAGACCACGCTGCTGCGGCTGCTCGCGGGCGCCGAGAAGCCCGACACCGGCGAGGTCACCCCCGGCCACGGCCTCAAGCTCGGCTACTACGCCCAGGAGCACGAGACGCTCGACCCCGAGCGCACGGTCCTGGAGAACATGCGCTCGGCCGCGCCCGACCTGGACCTGGTCGCCGTACGCAAGACGCTCGGCTCCTTCCTCTTCTCCGGGGACGACGTCGACAAGCCGGCCGGGGTCCTCTCCGGCGGCGAGAAGACCCGTCTGGCCCTGGCCACGCTGGTCGTCTCCTCGGCGAACGTGCTGCTCCTCGACGAGCCCACCAACAACCTGGACCCGGCCAGCCGCGAGGAGATCCTGGGCGCGCTGCGCACGTACAAGGGCGCGGTCATCCTCGTCACGCACGACGAGGGCGCGGTCGAGGCGCTGGAGCCGGAGCGGATCATCCTGCTCCCCGACGGAGTCGAAGACCTCTGGGGCCCGGACTACCGGGACCTCGTCGCCCTCGCCTGA
- a CDS encoding helix-turn-helix domain-containing protein: MAETLKKGSRVTGAARDKLAADLKKKYDSGASIRALAEETGRSYGFVHRMLSESGVVLRGRGGATRGKKAASA; the protein is encoded by the coding sequence GTGGCCGAGACTCTGAAGAAGGGCAGCCGGGTAACCGGCGCCGCGCGCGACAAGCTCGCGGCAGACCTGAAGAAGAAGTACGACTCCGGTGCGAGTATCCGTGCGCTGGCCGAGGAAACCGGCCGGTCTTACGGGTTCGTCCACCGGATGCTCAGTGAGTCCGGAGTCGTTCTGCGTGGTCGCGGTGGCGCGACGCGCGGCAAGAAGGCGGCTTCGGCCTGA
- a CDS encoding enoyl-CoA hydratase/isomerase family protein has translation MALLDKDGVRLTVDDSVATVTLTNPAKRNAQSPALWRALAEAGRSLPGTVRVVVLRGEGQSFSAGLDRQAFTPEGFEGEPSFLDLARGSDELLDSTIAEYQEAFTWWRQSDIVSIAAVQGHAIGAGFQLALGCDLRVVADDVQFAMRETSLGLVPDLAGTQPLTSLVGYARALEICATGRFVHAEEAERIGLANLVVPAEELDAAVQDLTTALLAPPRDAVIETKALLREAGSRSYDAQRSAERAAQARRLRDLAGLSD, from the coding sequence ATGGCTCTGCTCGACAAGGACGGCGTACGGCTCACCGTGGACGACTCGGTCGCAACGGTGACACTGACCAATCCGGCCAAGCGAAACGCTCAGTCCCCCGCGCTCTGGCGGGCGTTGGCGGAGGCCGGAAGGTCGTTGCCGGGCACCGTCCGGGTCGTGGTGCTGCGCGGTGAGGGCCAGTCCTTCTCCGCCGGACTCGACCGGCAGGCGTTCACCCCCGAGGGTTTCGAGGGCGAGCCGTCCTTCCTCGATCTGGCGCGCGGCTCGGACGAGCTGCTCGACTCCACCATCGCCGAGTACCAGGAGGCTTTCACCTGGTGGCGGCAGAGCGACATCGTCTCCATCGCCGCCGTACAGGGCCACGCGATCGGCGCCGGCTTCCAGCTCGCGCTGGGGTGTGACCTGCGCGTGGTCGCCGACGACGTGCAGTTCGCCATGCGCGAGACCAGCCTGGGGCTCGTGCCCGACCTGGCCGGGACCCAGCCGCTGACCTCGCTGGTCGGCTACGCCCGCGCGCTGGAGATCTGCGCGACGGGCCGCTTCGTGCACGCCGAGGAGGCGGAGCGGATCGGGCTGGCCAACCTCGTCGTACCGGCCGAGGAGCTGGACGCCGCGGTGCAGGACCTCACGACGGCGCTGCTGGCCCCGCCGCGCGACGCCGTGATCGAGACGAAGGCACTGCTGCGCGAGGCCGGATCTCGTTCGTACGACGCCCAGCGCTCGGCGGAGCGCGCCGCTCAGGCCCGCCGTCTGCGGGACCTGGCGGGCCTCTCGGACTGA
- a CDS encoding Asp23/Gls24 family envelope stress response protein, translating into MTESTSGGASRPPADRGRTTISDGVVEKIAGLAAREVVGVHAMGSGTGLSRTFGAVRERVPGGAKSSASRGVKAEVGEVQTALDLEIVVDYGVSIRDVARAVRENVISAVERMTGLEVVEVNIAVSDVKLPDEPDEEPESRLQ; encoded by the coding sequence ATGACCGAATCCACATCCGGGGGCGCCTCACGCCCCCCGGCAGACCGCGGCCGCACCACCATCTCGGACGGGGTGGTCGAGAAGATCGCCGGGCTCGCCGCCCGTGAGGTGGTCGGCGTTCACGCCATGGGCAGCGGCACAGGTCTCTCCCGTACCTTCGGCGCCGTCCGCGAACGGGTGCCCGGCGGAGCGAAGTCTTCGGCCTCCCGTGGGGTGAAGGCCGAGGTCGGCGAGGTGCAGACCGCCCTCGACCTGGAGATCGTCGTCGACTACGGCGTGTCGATCCGCGACGTCGCGAGGGCCGTACGTGAGAACGTCATCTCGGCGGTCGAGCGGATGACGGGCCTGGAGGTCGTCGAGGTCAACATCGCGGTCAGCGACGTGAAGCTGCCCGACGAGCCCGACGAGGAACCGGAGTCCCGACTCCAGTGA
- a CDS encoding Asp23/Gls24 family envelope stress response protein: MTTPRVVPPHTPPAERGATRIADRVVAKIAAQAAREALAARPDGPPGAEGAGAGGAAAPGAPHATVTVHHDIARVRVSLELDYPADLAARCAAVRSRVVRRVEEYAGMSVPEVDIDIEHLHSAHTRTAAVRDRKLR, from the coding sequence ATGACCACGCCACGGGTGGTTCCCCCGCACACGCCCCCCGCCGAACGGGGGGCCACCCGGATCGCCGACCGGGTCGTAGCCAAGATCGCGGCCCAGGCCGCCCGGGAGGCGCTGGCCGCGCGGCCGGACGGCCCGCCCGGAGCCGAAGGGGCCGGAGCGGGGGGCGCCGCCGCGCCGGGAGCCCCGCACGCCACCGTCACCGTGCACCATGACATCGCCCGCGTACGGGTGAGCCTGGAGCTCGACTACCCCGCCGACCTCGCCGCCCGGTGCGCGGCCGTGCGCAGCCGGGTCGTCCGCCGCGTCGAGGAGTACGCCGGCATGTCCGTGCCCGAGGTGGACATCGACATCGAGCACCTGCACTCCGCGCACACCCGCACCGCCGCGGTACGGGACCGGAAGCTGCGGTGA
- a CDS encoding DUF6286 domain-containing protein: MTAPAADRAPAPDRAPAPVRVARFRSSRRVPAALTALAVLGAAGLFLYDLAAVRAHRPGMEWRRELTRQLERQTPADPAVLVGAGVLAVVGALLLFLALAPGLRKILPMRPPGTAAGIRAGLARKAAAQVLRDRAMEVSGVQSARVRVRRSHAVVRAASHFRELDDVRADLEEVLAVGIAELGLAHPPRARVRVTRAPVGKR, from the coding sequence GTGACGGCGCCCGCCGCCGACCGGGCACCGGCCCCCGACCGGGCGCCCGCGCCCGTGCGCGTCGCCCGGTTCCGCTCCTCCCGGCGGGTGCCGGCCGCGCTGACCGCCCTGGCGGTGCTCGGGGCGGCGGGCCTTTTCCTCTACGACCTGGCCGCCGTACGGGCCCACCGCCCCGGTATGGAGTGGCGCCGCGAACTCACCCGGCAGCTGGAGCGGCAGACCCCCGCGGACCCGGCGGTGCTCGTCGGCGCCGGGGTCCTCGCGGTCGTCGGGGCGCTGCTCCTCTTCCTCGCCCTGGCTCCGGGGCTGCGCAAGATCCTGCCGATGCGCCCGCCCGGTACGGCCGCCGGGATCCGGGCCGGGCTCGCCCGCAAGGCCGCCGCGCAGGTGCTCCGGGACCGGGCCATGGAGGTGTCGGGAGTGCAGTCGGCGCGGGTCAGGGTGCGACGCTCCCACGCGGTGGTCCGCGCCGCCTCGCACTTCCGCGAGCTGGACGACGTACGGGCGGACTTGGAGGAGGTCTTGGCCGTCGGCATCGCGGAACTGGGCCTCGCGCACCCGCCGCGGGCGCGGGTACGGGTCACCAGGGCCCCCGTCGGAAAGAGGTGA
- the amaP gene encoding alkaline shock response membrane anchor protein AmaP has product MLGTVNRIVLGVIGAVLLAAGVGLSVAPGPLGGRHEPLLSAANRERYLHAEGWWWWAVLGGLGVCVLLALWWLLAQLRRSRLPAVAVDTGDGAFAVLRGRALEEAVAAEAGALDGVARCGVALRGRPGRRGRRTGPRMRVDVELEPHAVPADALAGLAGPVLGHARRSAGLPELPAEVRFRITSHRARRVT; this is encoded by the coding sequence ATGCTCGGGACGGTGAACCGCATCGTGCTCGGGGTCATCGGCGCCGTACTGCTGGCCGCCGGGGTGGGGTTGTCGGTAGCGCCGGGGCCGCTGGGCGGCCGCCACGAGCCGCTGCTGAGCGCGGCGAACCGGGAGCGGTACCTGCACGCCGAGGGCTGGTGGTGGTGGGCGGTGCTCGGCGGGCTCGGGGTGTGCGTACTGCTCGCCCTGTGGTGGCTGCTGGCGCAGCTGCGGCGTTCGCGCCTGCCCGCGGTGGCGGTGGACACCGGGGACGGCGCGTTCGCGGTGTTGCGCGGGCGGGCGTTGGAGGAGGCGGTCGCCGCGGAGGCGGGGGCGCTGGACGGGGTCGCCCGGTGCGGTGTCGCGCTGCGGGGCCGGCCGGGGCGCCGGGGCCGGCGCACGGGGCCGAGGATGCGGGTGGACGTGGAACTGGAGCCGCACGCCGTCCCGGCCGACGCCCTGGCGGGGCTGGCCGGGCCGGTGCTCGGGCACGCCCGCCGGTCGGCGGGCCTCCCCGAACTGCCCGCGGAGGTCCGCTTCCGGATCACCTCCCACCGCGCCCGGCGGGTGACCTGA
- a CDS encoding SDR family oxidoreductase gives MDLGLKDRVYVVTGATRGLGFASARELAADGAKVIVTGRDAARAAEAAASLGPNAVGVGADNADPRAAAALVATAKERFGRLDGILISVGGPAPGSAVSNTDEQWAAAFESVFLGAVRLARAATAELGEGGVIGFVLSGSVHEPIPGLTISNGLRPGLAGFAKSLSVELGPRGIRVVGLLPARIDTDRVRELDALSGDAAAARAANESGIPLRRYGTPEEFGRAAAFLLSPAASYLTGIMLPVDGGSRHGF, from the coding sequence ATGGATCTTGGACTGAAGGACCGTGTCTACGTCGTCACCGGAGCCACCCGCGGCCTGGGCTTCGCCTCGGCCCGCGAACTGGCGGCGGACGGCGCGAAGGTGATCGTGACGGGCCGCGACGCGGCGCGGGCAGCGGAGGCCGCCGCCTCTCTGGGGCCGAACGCCGTGGGCGTCGGCGCGGACAACGCCGACCCGCGGGCGGCGGCCGCGCTCGTCGCCACCGCGAAGGAACGCTTCGGCCGCCTCGACGGCATCCTCATCAGCGTCGGCGGCCCCGCCCCGGGTTCGGCGGTGAGCAACACCGACGAGCAGTGGGCGGCCGCCTTCGAGTCGGTCTTCCTCGGCGCGGTGCGCCTGGCCCGCGCGGCGACGGCCGAGCTGGGCGAGGGCGGGGTCATCGGCTTCGTCCTGTCGGGCTCCGTCCACGAGCCGATCCCGGGTCTGACCATCTCCAACGGGCTGCGGCCGGGGCTGGCCGGCTTCGCCAAGTCCCTGTCGGTGGAGCTCGGACCGCGCGGGATCCGGGTGGTCGGGCTGCTCCCGGCCCGGATCGACACCGACCGCGTCCGCGAGCTCGACGCCCTGTCGGGCGATGCGGCGGCGGCCCGCGCGGCCAACGAATCCGGCATTCCGCTGCGGCGCTACGGCACTCCCGAGGAGTTCGGCCGCGCGGCGGCCTTCCTGCTGTCGCCCGCGGCCTCGTACCTGACGGGCATCATGCTCCCGGTCGACGGCGGCTCCCGCCACGGCTTCTGA